The Vitis vinifera cultivar Pinot Noir 40024 chromosome 7, ASM3070453v1 genomic interval CAAGGCGGCCCGGCCAGTTCTATGCCAAGGGAACAGATCTATACACTGTACAGCGTTTGGGCTGGATGGTGCCTCAGCATCCACTACCGGGGATGATCATGGGTCCAATGATGCCAAAATGGATAGCAAAGAAAAGGGTTTTGTGCAGGAAGGAACTTTTTTTATACTAGACTGGCTTTTATTTGTTGTAATCTTGTATTACTTTTGGTCTAATATAACAAAACTTTCTGAAAATATACAAGCAATGTTGTGATGCTTTCTGTTTATTATGATGAACCTTCTTGGGACTCTTTATTATGTCTTATTAGATGCCCAGGACCAATAATAATACCATTTTGAAATAGGTGAGACATTAATAGTAGATCATTTTCAGCAGCAACTCAGGTTTCAGACATCCATAAACATGGTGTAACCAGGTGGTTGCTTGATACACTCTTCAGCACATTTCTCATTCATCATACTAAATCAAGAAACATCTGATAACCAAGTGAAACATGGGATGTTATATTTTGGGAATCAGAGTTCTCCAAATTTGGAAGTTTTATCCTTCTGAAATGCAGTCACTAGCAATTTCTGATTTACAATTGAGAAGAGATCATTACCCTGACAACATACTAAAAGttctaaataagaaaaaccaATGCACTAACCATAGTCCAGCTGTAATGTTCATTGCTGAGCATGAGCTGAATTAAGAATCAACTGCTTTGATGAATGGTTATTGACCCCACTGATCACTTTATGTCCAATTGAACCAGCAACCTGTAATCACATACTCAGCAAGATCAGAGAATCAATGTACTCCAAATTGCTTTTAGTAATAATAACAGACCACAAAAAGACAAGTAGAGAGCCAAACTACATAGAATTTTGCCCATTTGCTATGGCAACTATTTTGCAAATGTTGATAGCTTCGTCAGTTAAGAGGTGGAAATGTAATATTCCTTTTTTCCCTGCAGTGTCAACCAAAAACCAAAACTCTTACTTCAACCCTAAACTTGTTAGAAGTATGATGGTAAGAGAATCATTTACTTCAGAAGCCCAACCAAGGAATTTGGAACATCAATTTGGAAGAGATGATGGAAGCAGGAGTATACATAGGCTTATAAACAGTGGAAAGCCATCTTAGAGGTTTAAGTTTGTTTCCTgcaatctatttttcaaaaacaacataTATGGGTTGATGATGATGTTCCAAACTCATTTTCAATTTGTTCAATAGATTGCTTCTGGGAGAAAAAAGAGGAGTCATCTCCATTTTCTTCGGCATGTTTGTGGAGGATCACTGCAAACCGATTTCCCTGAATATTCATAATTCCTATTTATTACATACACAGTTAGCTTACAGGCTACAGCATGATAGATACAAAAGAACAGGGAGCAACAAAGGATGGAAGAAAGGCCAAGAAGGATGCAGGAGAGGTGGTGAGAAAAGACAGATGACCCTGATTCAACTAAACATAGGGTCATCTGCAGAGGGGGAAGGTGCAGCAGGACTCATGTAGCCAACTGCAAACCATCCAGAAAAAGGTTTATGGAGTTGAATTGAGTTAAGACAGATGCTTCACgaaaaatagaaactttccAGACTTTGAGTATTCTGTGATTATGCAGGATAAAAATACTGTTTTTCGGAACACAGTTGACAATCCAATGTAAAAACTGCATTTTGATGACTCTGCAGATGTTTCAGGCCAAAGTGAATAATAGGGGTCAGGGACTATAACTTTAGAAGATTTCGGTTTAATTCTAAAGAGATTTTAGACAGAAATACAATCAGAAACCCAATGATGTAACAATTCCCTGATGctgtgtttggttgctgagaactggaggaaaagacaagaaaataaaaggatgACCACAGCCATATATTTTCCAAATCTGGATCCTTGAGAAACAGAAAAACAACAAATCAGAAATTCATGGAAGATCtcaaattttctcaacaaccaaaagTAGCTCCAATGCTTTGACCTGAAGAGATGAATCGGAGAAAGCCCTAAAACAATATATGCCAAGATGTTTAAACAAACAGCAGAGAGAACCATAATCAAGCTGTCATTAGAATCATTCATGGGATGCAGAATATAAGATGATGagaattgataaataaaaaggaaaaacaggaGGTACCCAGATGCATAAAGCATCCAATAAGGCAAATGGTGCAACAAAATTGAAAGTCTCTGCCAATAATTGGTAAAGAGATTGCATACTTGTGATCTTGGTCGGTCCAACACTCGAGTTGAACGCAGGGCTGAGCCTCACCCAGTTTATGATCCATTTCACCAGACTCGATGAACTGCAAATCCTGCAAGAGAATAACATAATGTTTCTCAACCTCCTCCGCACTCTTCCCTCCCACCATGGCTGCCACGACCTTCCACCGATCTGGGTCTCGTTCATCCACCACTGCCAGAGCTAGCTCAAACGACTTGTTCTCCTCCCAACTCCATTCACACAAAACATTTGGAAAATCATCCATACCACCCACGGGCCTCTGCAACCCCTTCCCTATCccttttgatttgattttattaggAAATTAAGGAAGGCCCAATCATTCACTCACATTCTAGTACTCATCGAAACAAAAATCATTGGGGGAGAATCTTTTCTGGGACTCTGTTTGATTCTCTCCTTTATCAGATTCTAGAAACCCCGTGTTTGTGGAGGGTGTCAGATAAACTACTACCTGCAAATATTTTTCTGT includes:
- the LOC100250300 gene encoding protein RADIALIS-like 4 isoform X1 is translated as MDDFPNVLCEWSWEENKSFELALAVVDERDPDRWKVVAAMVGGKSAEEVEKHYVILLQDLQFIESGEMDHKLGEAQPCVQLECWTDQDHKEKRNITFPPLN
- the LOC100250300 gene encoding protein RADIALIS-like 4 isoform X2, with amino-acid sequence MDDFPNVLCEWSWEENKSFELALAVVDERDPDRWKVVAAMVGGKSAEEVEKHYVILLQDLQFIESGEMDHKLGEAQPCVQLECWTDQDHKLLVQLDIK